The Sabethes cyaneus chromosome 3, idSabCyanKW18_F2, whole genome shotgun sequence DNA window ATGAGATGACATTACATTTTTGCACATTCACCTCCATTCCGTTCAGAGTGCACCAATTTAGTAACGATCAATGTCAGATTGTAAGGCACAGTAATCAACTCTCGAAGCTATTACACGGTAGAACTTAAGGTCGTCGGCAAACATACACTTAGGGGATACAATTGTAGAGCACAAATCGTTCACAAAAAGGATAAAGAACAATGGGCCCAGATGGCTTCCTTGGGGCAAACCTGATTGCATTTCAAATGGAGGGGAACTGGCTCCATTTACACGCAAAACGTATTCCGACCGGTAAGGTATGATAATATCCACCGTGTTGGCCACACCGGAAATCCCATTCTGTCTAGCTTCGTTACTATTAACAGGTGCGGCACCCTATCAAAAGCTTTAGCAAAATCAACGTAAATCGCATCGATTTGCTGTCGCTTTTTCATGTGCTCTCGTCAGTGTTGAAACATACGCCATCAAGTTTGTGATCGTTGAACGTTTTTTCACGAATCCATGCTGCCATTCCGAGATAATATGATGAACCTTCGGGTAAAGCGAATCGTGGATAAGGCTTTTAAAAACCTTTGGTAAACAACTAAGAATCGAGATTTTGAAGCGGTCGACGAATTTATTTTGCCTTGGTACGTTCGTGACATGTGActcccgtagcctgcaactcggTGCAAAACTCACActgtataagacgctaattctcccggtttACCCTATGACCAAGAACCGTGGGCGTTGAAAGAGAGTggccgacgagctcttggcgtttttgagcgtaaaatcctTCGATCAATTTTTGGCGGCATCTAAGTCGAAGGAgtatggcgcaggcgcatgaatcatgggaaatatcaagtatacaaagattcggatattgtgaagcaacTAAAACTAAAGCACgccaggctacaatgggctggccacgtagcaaggatgccggattaGAGacaagcgaaaacaatatttagcagagcaCCCGACAGAGGTCGACAACtacgaggcagaccccgtacccgttggatgaacgCTGTTTAagtggatgctagagcagcgggtgttaggggcgactggaaaGCGACAGCCCAAGACCGAAAACGTGGAGACGTCTCCTGAATTCAGcgtggattcgataagcggattatcGCCGAAAAAGAGAAGTAAGCAAGAGAGAGAGAAATAGAATGAAACTGacatgagaaaaaaaataacgaatgaaagaatgaaaccgaatggtagagaaaacaagagaaaaaagtgTAAAAGAAGAAAGCGGGAGAGaataaaaagggaaaacgaggagactggaaaaacatgaagaattaaagaaaacagaagaaaattgaGAGTAAAGAAGAAATAACCcaaagaaaactaagaaaatgaaaaaagaaaacttaacagaaaaatggagaaaacagGGGGTATATAGAAAATATAGGagcaggaaaatggaaaaacgggaacaaaaaagaggtaaaatggggcagaaaaaggaaaaaaaatggaGAGGAAAATGTGTGAGTCTGAAGACAAAAgtgataaaacgaaaaagaaatacagcgaaaaatgaaacgaaaactgggaccgaaaaaagtcgaaatgagacaaaaaatgaaagaagtTAAGATGAAATACGAGCTCGGAAAACGAAACaaggaaaaacaagagaaaaaatttGAGAAGAAAGGGAAAAAAGGAGTCGAAAATAGATTAAACCTGACAGTAAAGACGGAAAAACGGTGTATCAggtggaaaaacggaacagacgaagacgaaaaacgaaaaggaaaggacataaaaatttgaaaaaatgaaaactggaaattaataaaaatggaaatagaGAAGAGAAATGAcggaaacggaaaagaaaataacagaGCCCGAGTGAAAAATAtgaggaaaaatgggacagcaaacgaaaaaaaaaatgaaaaaatgatacaGGAAATAAGgtatagaaaaacgaaaacgagtgaaaaagagTTCTGTAAAGTTCTTCAATTGTAGAGATGATATTGAGCATATATGACAACAAAAGAAgtccatcataaaataaaataaatttacagAACGGGTTGGCAAACGGCTGTTTAATGCGAATCATATCAGTACCTCGCGTACTTGTCGACATAAAATAGATCCCACGGAAGTTTTcaacctcttattcagcaaacatctatccctacctccaggCTTGGCACGTTGTTTTAGCTTTGATTCTGCTCTTTTGACCACTCTTGTCCTGCTCTTTCGAACTATGAACAAGTTTGTAGAAAAATTAAACAGTATTCGGAAAAATGACGCGTTAATGattttttactacttttttACTACTGTCGAAGATCCATTACAACTAAAGATCGTCAACGCATTTCAGTATACAGAAAAATGGATATTGTAATAAACTTATCCCTTGCCTAAACAAAAACAACACGAATGGAGATGCTACCATCCGAAGTGCTACATTATCGTGCAGGAAGGCTTTATCCGCTGTTCATGCCTCGGAGATGTCCATGATAAGCAACGGACGATGACGATGATATACGATGTAAAACCGGCAAGCCATACATGATGTAAACAAACGTCTCAATTGAATGCATAAATTAATCGATCTGTCCGATGTTTAGCTTATCAATTTTATATTAACCCGAAAGTGCAAGTTGCACGGTTTAGTTTCTTGCCTGCTGTAAATCGTTTGATTCTTCCGCTGTTCGAAACAAAGGACGCGAACGAATAAAAAAACACGCGAGTTAACTTCGATGATGGTTTACTTCACAACTTAAGCTTTACGGAAGTGTACGGATTGTTGATATATTCGGCATTTTTTGCTGCATTAAAACTGGTTTATTTTTCCTAGAACGTTAGTTTAAAATTGTGCCGTTCTTCAACGATAGTGTGAGCTATCGGATTTTCCAGAAAGATCCCATGGATATACCAAACGTTCACCAAAGGTCACGCAACTCACAACAGGAGCAATACCACAACAATGTAGTGCTGTCAACTACTACTGCTATTAGCAGAAGCAAAAGTGATCAAAATTTGGCTTCCAAGGAATCACCCTCACCTAGCAATTCTGAGGGGTATGTCGAGCCTGAGTTTTATAAGTTACCAGAACCAATAGTCTCTCAGCCTAGTTTTCCGAAACCTGCCATCCCAAGGCTACGTTCAGTCATGTCTTTACCTCCACCCGTTCCGCCTAGAATGCTGCGTGATTTGGATAACAGTGTCGATTTGTCTATTGCCAGGCGGGCCAATTCCGAGTCCAGTCCGTACGATATTTCGAAAAGCATTGCGGAATCGGCCATGGATATCTCGCTGCTGACTGCGAACGCCAACCAGCTGAGACTACTGATGACCTACAATCAAAATTCGCAAACCTACCTGGCCTGTATCATATTCATAATTATGTCACTGGTGCTGCAAATGTTTGTAGCGGTTACCATGATCATCGTATCGGTAAGTAAAGTAGATTGTAAAACAGTAAGACACAGTGAAATCAATTTCGGTTCCTTATTAGTTGATGAAACAGAATCTTCAAGTAACTACCCGACAGAAGTTAAAAATTATCACATCAGTTGGAGTGGCAATAATCACTATGATTAACATACTCGTTGCTTCGTTGGTAGTTGCTGAATATACACCCGCTGACGGAAGTGCCATCATGGCCATGGACGCTCTGTCCACGGAGGGTACTATGGCTACAATTGCTGCCGTTACTACGACCAGTACGACCTCCGCTCCTTTGGAGGTGGTTTTGTAATAAAAAGAGgagaaattaaatacaatctattaaaatattcgttaCAAAAACATAACAATGCTTTAGGAACGCAGGCACgtgtaattttttgtttcattcagTCTAGGAATGAAGTGTAGACTTGTCAAAAACATTCGAAGCTGCGGATCAGAATTCAGAAAGACTATTTTGATCATTTaaataaagttttatttgaagagaattgaaacaaagttttaacttttattgaatattcattagggtttatttctaattcccgttgtAGTAAATAAAGccgttctaattttcatcatttgttggatggatttaatgaatactccaaaagttcttgtgctgatttgactcaaacacacttacctttcgatccgtgcactttgaattcactaaaaagcgattagtaaagcattttattgaaattacgcaactgactttatttctcatattcgtcgtatcgttttaaaatccgtccatcaaaaattttcatcgtccgaactaaaaatcacagcaatgtttacgaagctaacgcgcatgtatttgtgtaggacggcatgacaaatgttattatgcaaaatttctacaggtcaggcaagtttttctggctgtagaataacgacaatgccttgcgtgaggtATTTTCATtgatgaatgacggaaattaaaacgatttgtcgacattttcttcttcgtcgctcgaaaaaacgtaagaaatttgactggacttctttaatgataaaaagcatttaaatagatctcagctcactttgattgatcgcgtatcatagacaacaaactaaattattagggaataactagttttgcattgtgtgtcataaaaatgctgatatttttaataatttgtgttggataggacgggaataggcaattacgacgaaacaGCAACATACCATATGATGAAGGTCGCATAGACGTAAGTTTTCCAGGAATTGTGTGTTACAGGAATTATTTTCAAGTCAAAGTATTCTAAAGGATCGCTTTCTCTTCGTTCTTGAGAAGCTTCCTTGTCATTGCGTGTGAATGacaaattttgttaatttaaaACCGGATTTCTCCAATCATTTCTGTGGACATGGAATTCAGTTTGGGTGCGGAAGGGTAGACTTCCTCATGGCGAAGAAGAAACACAAAGTGATCAACAGGTGTGTATTAAGTATACAAGGAAACTGTCTGTCTCCTATCACAACAGGTGCTACTAGCAACGGCttctatttgtttatttattgatCCATTCTGTCTTTCTGACTGTCTCCATACAGTGACGGAATTCAGGTTTTTCTAAGATTAAATTCCTTCAGTATAAAAAATAGTGGAGTTACAAAGTGAAAATGACCTATCGTAGCCACATAGTTGGCCCATCCCGTGCGTTCGATCATATTTACGATCCCTTGTttgttgcttcagacagtaagGATGTGTGCAAAGCGAACGATGTCGCTCTCAAGCGATCGGCTCCGATTGGAATTTTTCCGGTCTATCAGACCATGTTCAGTGAGTTACCGCGAATGACGCGGAATCATTACGTGATGCATCGCAATCCGCTGCCCTACTATCCGGATGTTCAGATAAAGTCCGAATGCAAGCCGCCAAATGCATCGGATCGATCACGAATCCTAGGTACGGAAAGGTCGAAGTTCTTCTGTCACCCTGCGGCTGGGGAAAGTGGTGCTTTGATACGAATGAGCAGTAGTATTGATGAATTTTGTCATTGTGATCAGTCGGCTGAGCCCCGGTTCAGGGACGTTGCCTCACAAACGATGTACCGGGAATCTTCCGCGCAGACCCAACCCTGGATGCCGACAGCGGTTTTGAAAGATTCCGATCTGGGTACGGCGGAAATTGTTTACGTGGCGGAAATGCTGCAACACACGCAATATCCTGGAGTCAATGAAGTGGAAATTATTGAACGTGCGAGAAAGAAACGGAACTGGGAGTATGCACTCGGTAGTTGTGATTCGGCTGACGAGTGGGCTCAGCAGAGGTTAACTCTTCAGATCTTTGAGTGGGAAGAATGGGTCGCCAGGGAGCGTCAAATCGATCGTTATCAAATGCTCCGTCTGCAGTTGGTAGCGAAAATTATGAATAAACGGGAACGAGACACCCACCAGGCGGCCGAGAGTAAGATGGAGAATACTAAAAATCGAATCAATATGGAAAGGAACAAAGCTTTGGAAAAGTTGAGGATCAACTATGAGCGCAACGTGCGTAAACTGGAAAAGAAACGTAAGGACTTTAAGGCGAAGGGTTTCCGTTCGCAATCGGCCTTGAAACAGCCCGAAAGCTCGCTTGGGGTGACGACGAAAAAGACTTCCGGTAAAAAGTCTTACAGCTACGATCCTAATCTGATTGAAGTTGGGTAAGTAACAAATCTAATTAGTTAATTATCAGTCGAATGAGTAATCAAATTTCTATTGAAACTCTGTCGACAGACTATCAAAACTCGAACGAAAAATCACTGTCAGCCACAAGCTAAAGGATGTCAACAAACAGCGTCCGGAATTGTGGAAACCAAAGGAAGTGTGCCGAGAGTTGCAGAAAGGATTCTGGTCTGATAATTTCCTTCGCAAGCTTTATGAAGCCCTGAAGGTTTCACATCAAAATTATTGTTCTTTTAGAATAATTGTTCAACTGTTTATTTCAGCATTTTCGTCATAAGAAGGATTCTCAACCTTCGGTACCGGAATGCTTGATCGTTATATCCTCGCCGACGGAAAGTAGCGTTGCTTCTCCTACACGATTTAGTGGCGAACGCGAGGACGATAACCTCTACCAGCAGGCTATTTTACTGCAGAAACTCATTAAAGGTCGCGCCACACAGGAAATGATTCACAAAGACTACGCTACAGATCGGGATCTGGTGGAAGACTTGATTGCTACCCATCGGCTTCCGGTTGTGGAGGAATTCTTTCCTATTGCTCCAATCAAAACGGGAAGTGTTCGGGAAAAGTATCTTCACATATTACGCAACGAACAGTTGCTAGATGAGTTTGTTGAAAATTGTACCCACGCTCAGATGACTTCGCTGATGGCGACCCTTGAGCGGGAGCTGACTCGACTTCAGAACGAACGAAACACTCAGGCTTTCTACTTATTAACCGAACAGGAACGGTACTTCCGAGAGGCACGTGAAACTCGGCATATCTCCGAGATGAAGTATCAGGACAACGAAGAGATGTCTATTTATCTCGAGAATGCATTACTGGAAAAGGTAGAGGGCGAAAATATTGCTGAAACTCGCGAAAAAATTCACGACTTAGTTAAAAAGTTCGATTTGGAAGCGGACAAACGCATCAGCTCGGTGGAAGAAACCGGTCAGGGTCAGGGTAATATAGCATCTTGTTTGGTAGATGAAATGCTGATGCCCGATATCTTCCGTCGTTTGGCACGAGAAAATATTAAACTGAAGCAAAAACCACTGCTGGCGGAAGCCCATGATACCATTTTCCAGCAGGTTGATCTTAAACCGCTGGATTCAGTCCCGAAGGAGGTAATGGAAAGCCTGCGCAGGCAGTCGGAAATCGAATGTGTACTGGAAGGGAAAGCCGAGGAGGCTACAGCGCCAGAGGAAACGGTGGATGTCGAGACTCGCAGTGAGGGTCAAGTTATTATCGGTGAAATTTTGAGTAATGTGATTGAGGGAGCTTTGTCGGAGAATGAAGTGGAAGAAATACCGGAAGATGATACGACAGATTTCTATGGGTTCGGGGACGGTGCGGAAGGCGAAGAGGAAGAAGATGTGAAACAAATAGCTGTTGAGTTGGTGGATGATATTCTCACTTATGTGTATGAGCAGgatattgaaaaataagaatATTAACAGTGTTTGGTGTTTATTCATATTCTTCTTCAATAATATTCAATAATATCAATTTATAATAACGATTTATTAAATTGTCAATTTCATTTCGTATTTCTTTCATTCAATTATAAAAGAAATTGTTTTCCTTCAAATTGACACCAGGTTAGCTTTAACATGGATAAGTGCATATCGATATGGTGAGTTTATCACTATTCCATTTGTTTGCAGTGAGATGGTTCGAGTCTTCGCTAAGCGGTGCAGCTTTCGATATCGATACTTCTGAGCTGTGTGGTGTGGTGTAAGACCGTGCCAATACGGTGGCTGAAGCTTTTAACTTCACCACAACCCAACGGTGGGTGGCGTGCGCGCAGTTCAGTTTAACTAGGCCACCTCTCACCCCACCTTGGAGGTGGAGTACTTACATACAACGAATTACTCTGATAGCGCACAAACGTAACGAGTAATGGAAAAGCACTTTTAAATTGCATCCCACTCGGTACTCGGAATGCGTTTACGCGGAGAATCAGAATAATACGCGCCATACAGAGAGTTCTCTGAATTGAATGACGTCCAAACCGGCACTCGACGGTTGTTTTCAATATTACCCTGTTAGGTGGTTTAAGAGGATTATGGATGGTATTTTGTTGCATCAGAGTTCATAGAGCAGGTATTTTCCTGCGACGCAAAACGAACTCGAGCCCAACCGGTAGAACAGATTACTGACCCAGTTAAATTATACCGAAGCTCTTTGGAAAATGGTCAAAGTTTTATCATAAATCTGCTTCCTGTTTGGGAGTGTTCCATTAACATGTCACGTTGGAATGAAATAGTGCAACGTTACAAACGAAGAAACTTTTCGGCGGATATTGTCTGGTGATCATTTACGActtaattttcctttttatttgacAATATATTATACTATGCGGGAGTCATGTTAATTATGCTCTACTCGGTGTTGGCCATACGTAATGGAGGATAATATCAACAGGAAAGATGCATATAGGAGTCCAAACCCACCGATAAGGAGTGATACAATACTTTTCTAACAGCTAGAAGAACCGCCGGGGAACCATTTCGGGAAAGTGGCAAGAAAATGAGTTTGCTAGTAAAAGGTAGCCAAAGTTATGGGAGCCTATTTCTGGAACctttttattatactttcaaataAGCATAGTTTGCCAACTCCTAAGATATTAAAGGAAACGTTATCGTAAAGTTATCACCGGCGACACTGTCGATAACTGTTATTTTagtacagggtgagtagtaataactgtcaagtgtttttggacgtgtttaataggacaccgcctctagtttctgattaTAAAGAACacaagttggcgctagtgtttcatcatgcgccatacGTGAGAGTATGCtggaaactatcaatgtttccctgttgaatacaacacagGTCAgattactttgtaacgcatattgtacattttaatatatgggtcattccatctcaaacgtacacaaggtttgaattcgaccatcagcgatttcaaccaaagtcgGCATAaatgttcattccgaccccacaaccaatttcccaaagtattatgccgattgatcgatccccctagcagtggcgttacttccttttttacagattttcaaaaaaagtcatgtAAAAATTTTTGGCGTGTtggaagtttgttttgaattttcgttCGTTTAAGAGTCGTGATGGACGCAAAAAGGACTTGCAATAAGTCtgttttagaaaatttttcgctcgtgtgatattttaaagaagcggGAACCACTCGGAATGAACAAAAGATTTAACTTTCGTACAATACATACATCGTGACGAAGACGATACAAGGAAACTGGTCGTAAACGCACCATAGCAGACCTAAGATGACCAAGAaactgtaaattttttttcaaatattttgaaagatgatctttaATTGATTCGATACAATACTCAAGTGGCACGGTGATTGTGAAAATCTGTTTCCGgacaaaaaatgttcctgctataaccacaaccaacaaaataaGCACATAGTTCTAATATTCCTCGCAACAAACTGGTTGTTCCAAGGCTCCAGAATGTTACCAAAGTGATGTTATTGggatgtttttccaaaaatttgaaagttccattgttcattgaacctggtgtaAAAATCACTACTAAATGTTATATCCATaatgctttaaaaaatcatcgtcccatcgtcaaaaaacactaaaaatatGCACCATACTGTTTCCAAGAAGATTTTGCACCATCTcatcaggcgaaagctacacatgTTTGATGTGAGGTCAATTTTGCGGATTTCTTTTTTTTGGAGATGCAAATATGCAGTAAGGAGCAATTGTTCCGTCCTGTTATCAAAAGACGTAACCTTCATCTGTGAACAATGAATAGGCTTATAGATTTGGCCGCGGTTAGAGGAGTGGTGATTCGTACCAGTTACTTCCTCGTCTGAATATTCGAAAACACATCTGGATTCATCCAAATGTAGACTCTacctctcagatcgatcatgtcttgattgacgttCAATACCTTTCGGgtgtcatcgatgtacggtcttttcggggacaaATATCAATTCAGACTACTATCATATCAAATTATCATACTTGAAAAGAAGACCTTTGAACAAATTCCAGTTTGCTTGGTAGGCAGGAAAATCAACTGAAACAGCACTTCATACGTTGATttcaaaaatagaaaagttttttgacaataaagaaatctcacttgcagcttttcttgatattgagggAGCATTTGACAATGCTTCCCACAATTCAGTAAATAAAGCCATGGAGAAACGGGGTTTTGGCAGGTGCATTTCCAATTGGATACATACTATGCTAACCAACCGCAAAATTACAGCAAAACTGGGAGGATTTAACGACAAAACCAACTAGATGTTGCCCTCAAATGGGAGTCCTATCTCCTATGCTGTGGTCTCTAGTAGTCGATGATCTTCTAAATGAATTGGCTGACAAAGGCTATGAAGTCATAGGGTTCGCTGACGATATAACAATTTTAGTAAGGGGAAAGTATGAGCATACTATTTCAAATAGAATGCAATCTGCTCTAAACTACATACTTAAATGGTGTGACTTGGAAGGACTAAATATCAATCCTTCTAAAACAGCCATAATACCATTtataagaagaagaaaatacaGTATTgcagagtttacactcagcattcacatgagtgcctccttctctgTCCCTGGTTTCCACCGTTTGtctgatttccactaaggaacgtatcccggatggcactacgaggaggtagagataaaAGTTGCTGAATGTGTTAGAGAATGTGGAAcctcgtggtagttctggagcgcattctTCAACCATTTACTATCCCTCTTTGGGTTTGCAGCAACACGTTTGGTAAAAAGTGGGGACTTAAGCCGCGGATGATTCACTGGTGACAGCGTGACAGCTAACAGTTGGTTTGATGTCGAATACCAGAGAGTAACAGTTGACAAGAACATCGCCAAGAGCcacatgctcactgcggctacaCTTCAGAACAGAGCTATAAAAGGAATCCACCAAAGCAATCCATAGAAGGATCATTGTTAGGATTTGGGAGAAACCACAAATACTGAAAGAGTGGTTGAATGGCTTTATTTGCACtatgtttttaaaaaagacATCGGATAGAgggtaaaaactatcgaggcattacattactcaattctgcctatgaGGTGCTCAGCTTTAGACTGAGATCGTCAGCAGAAtgcttcgtcggcgagtaccaagctggtttggtcatgagggtcgctccacgatggatcagatgtttatactgcgtcagttactagacaagttctggGAGTACAACTTACAGACTCACTATCTGATTGTGGACTTTcagacggcgtacgattcagtcaaacgaaacgagctgtggtaGATAACGCTAGAACATGATTTTCTGTCGAAACTAGTTACACTGTtttgtgcgacgctggatgggtcaaaatcatgcgtcaaacTAGCGGGTGAGATCTCAGTCGCTTACGTGACTATGGActaaagcaaggggatgcactttcTAAACTACTACTCAGCATTCCCAAGtgacaattccaagttttattacgttcgtatagttattttcatgaccaatttcatagaaccgctaataaaactatgagctccaccagaactttctgatgaccgctataaaactgctttccgaccaagtggcccactcctcagaatgttttcataaccgctataagaatcaggttatcagctcaagtagtcgtatcacgctctgctgaaagcagcaataaaaccggttaagc harbors:
- the LOC128740538 gene encoding cilia- and flagella-associated protein 91-like, with protein sequence MTYRSHIVGPSRAFDHIYDPLFVASDSKDVCKANDVALKRSAPIGIFPVYQTMFSELPRMTRNHYVMHRNPLPYYPDVQIKSECKPPNASDRSRILGTERSKFFCHPAAGESGALIRMSSSIDEFCHCDQSAEPRFRDVASQTMYRESSAQTQPWMPTAVLKDSDLGTAEIVYVAEMLQHTQYPGVNEVEIIERARKKRNWEYALGSCDSADEWAQQRLTLQIFEWEEWVARERQIDRYQMLRLQLVAKIMNKRERDTHQAAESKMENTKNRINMERNKALEKLRINYERNVRKLEKKRKDFKAKGFRSQSALKQPESSLGVTTKKTSGKKSYSYDPNLIEVGLSKLERKITVSHKLKDVNKQRPELWKPKEVCRELQKGFWSDNFLRKLYEALKHFRHKKDSQPSVPECLIVISSPTESSVASPTRFSGEREDDNLYQQAILLQKLIKGRATQEMIHKDYATDRDLVEDLIATHRLPVVEEFFPIAPIKTGSVREKYLHILRNEQLLDEFVENCTHAQMTSLMATLERELTRLQNERNTQAFYLLTEQERYFREARETRHISEMKYQDNEEMSIYLENALLEKVEGENIAETREKIHDLVKKFDLEADKRISSVEETGQGQGNIASCLVDEMLMPDIFRRLARENIKLKQKPLLAEAHDTIFQQVDLKPLDSVPKEVMESLRRQSEIECVLEGKAEEATAPEETVDVETRSEGQVIIGEILSNVIEGALSENEVEEIPEDDTTDFYGFGDGAEGEEEEDVKQIAVELVDDILTYVYEQDIEK
- the LOC128740536 gene encoding uncharacterized protein LOC128740536; the encoded protein is MDIPNVHQRSRNSQQEQYHNNVVLSTTTAISRSKSDQNLASKESPSPSNSEGYVEPEFYKLPEPIVSQPSFPKPAIPRLRSVMSLPPPVPPRMLRDLDNSVDLSIARRANSESSPYDISKSIAESAMDISLLTANANQLRLLMTYNQNSQTYLACIIFIIMSLVLQMFVAVTMIIVSLMKQNLQVTTRQKLKIITSVGVAIITMINILVASLVVAEYTPADGSAIMAMDALSTEGTMATIAAVTTTSTTSAPLEVVL